The window GGAAAATCTGCTCATACAATTTAGGCATATCCGACATAGCCAGAAGAACATTGCGCAAATCTCCTGGAGGTGTCACCTGCAGAGCTTGACGAATTTCACCTGACGAACCACCATCATCAGCCACGGTCACAATGGCCGTAATATCGACATCCTTATCCCGCAAACTCTTTAAAATGACCGGAATTCCCGTTCCGCCACCAATCACTGTAATCTTTGGTTTTCTCATGAGCGGTTGACCGTTTCCTTCCTTCTGTCCTTGTCGCGATGGCTACGATTGACAATCCAGTTTTTCTCCAAATCATCAGCCAAGCGTTTGGCAAAAGCAACGCTTCTATGTTGACCGCCCGTGCAACCAACAGCAATGGTCAGAACAGACTTGCCTTCCTTCTGGTAACCTGGCAGAATTGGCTCAATCAAGCCGATAAGGTGGCTGTAAAATTCTTCAGATTCCTGGTGGTCCATGACATAATCAAAGACAGGAGCATCCAGACCAGTCAGATTTCGTAATTCTTTCTGGTAATATGGATTTGGCAAGAAACGCACATCAAAGACCAAGTCTGCATCCAGAGGCAGACCATATTTGAAACCAAAAGACATGACTTCCACACGGAAGGATGGTTGATTGTCTTGACTAGCAAACTGCTCTGAGATAGCCTTACGGAGATTACGAGGTGTCAGCTCAGTCGTGTCAATGACATTCTGGCTCATATTTTTCAAGGGGGCCAAGAGTTCACGCTCTAGCTGAATCCCGTCCAAAACCCGGCCATCTGCTGCCAACGGATGTGAACGACGAGTTTCCTTATATCGTGCTACCAATTCGCTATCTGTTGCATCCAAAAATAAGACCTTGAAATCTAAATCTTCTGCGGCCTCTATCTCGTCTAAGACTTCTCGGATTTCCGAAAAGAAAGACCGGCTCCGCATATCTACCACCAAGGCAATTTTATTGTTGTCTTGGCTGTGGCGAATCAATTCTAAAAATTTTGGCAAGAGGGTCGGTGGCATATTGTCAATGGTAAAATAGCCCAAGTCCTCAAAAGACTGAATGGCTACTGTCTTACCAGCTCCCGACATCCCTGTCACAATAACTAAGTGGAGTTTGTCTGCCATGACATTCCCTCCTTTTCTTTCTTAATCAATTACCGCAATGACTTCAATTTCAACCTTAACATCACGTGGCAAGCGCGCCACTTCTACCGCTGAGCGAGCTGGGAAATCTGATGAAAAGGCTGTTTTATAAACTTCGTTAAAAGCCACGAAGTCATTCATATCCTTGAGGAAGCAAGTTGTTTTCACCACATGGTCAAAATCTGTACCAGCTGCTTCTAAAATGGCAGCAATATTTTTCAAGACCTGCTCTGTCTGTTCTTGAATGGTTACTCCCACAACTTCACCCGTTTCTGGTGACAAGGGAACCTGACCAGAAGCAAAGAGGAAATTTCCTACAACCTTACCTTGTACGTATGGTCCGATAGCTGCGGGTGCCTTATCTGTGTGAATGGTTTTCATCTGTCAATCTCCTTTATTCTTTCTAAGTCTATTATAGCATACTAGAGAGCGAAAATGAGCATGTCATCACCTCCTAGCAAAGCAAAATCTACACAACTTAGCAAACAAGCACATTGACACAAGAAAACAGACCACATTTGTAGTCTGTCAGTAAATATTTATTTCGCAGTCTTTCAGTTTACTTTTAGTACTAGCTCTAACAGTCTAGGAATAGACTGTTAGAGGTCGGAAATAGAGCGAACGAAGTTCGTACCCAAAACTGCAGACTGCTTGTTCAGTCAAAAGACTGTATTACGGATGCAAGCGGTGCAACATTCTCGGGAACGGAATGGCTTCACGGATGTGTTTTGTACCAGCTACAAAGGTCACCATACGCTCGATACCGATACCGAAACCACCGTGTGGCACTGAACCATACTTACGTAGGTCAAGGTAGAATTCGTATTCTGACTTGTCCATGCCGAGCTCGTCCATTTTAGCTACCAAGGCATCATAGTTGTCCTCACGCATCGAACCACCGATGATTTCACCGTAACCTTCTGGCGCCAAGAGATCCGCACAAAGCACGCGCTCTGGATTGCCAGGAACCGGCTTCATGTAGAAGGCCTTGAAGCTTGCTGGATAGTTGACAACGAAAGTCGGTACACCAAAGTAGTTTGAAATCCAAGTTTCATGCGGTGAGCCAAAGTCATCACCATGCTCAATGTGTTCGTAGTCCGTATCTTCATCAGCCTCATGCTCTTGAAGAAGGGTAATGGCATCGTCATAGGCCACACGTTTGAATGGTTCTGCAATGTAGCGTTTAAGGGCATCCACATCACGCTCAAGCGTTTCCAAGGCTTGTGGAGCACGGTCGATGACACCTTGAATCAAGGCTTTGACATAGGCTTCTTGCAAGTCAAGTGACTCGTCATGACTCAAGAATGAATACTCCGCATCCATCATCCAGAACTCCGTCAAGTGACGGCGAGTTTTTGATTTTTCCGCACGGAAAACAGGTCCAAAGTCAAAAACACGACCAAGTGCCATAGCACCTGCTTCAAGGTACAGCTGACCAGATTGGCTGAGATAAGCTGGTTGACCAAAGTAGTCTGTTTCGAACAATTCTGTTGAATCTTCTGCCGCATTTCCTGACAGGATTGGGCTATCAAACTTGATAAAGCCATTCTTTTCAAAGAATTCATAAGTCGAATAGATAATGGCGTTACGGATTTGCTGGATAGCAACCTGTTTACGCGAACGCAACCAGAGGTGACGATTGTCCATAAGGAAGTCCGTACCGTGTTCCTTTGGTGTGATAGGGTAATCTTGTGACTCACCGATGACCTCGAGGTCTGTCACATCCAACTCGTAGCCAAACTTAGAACGCTCATCTTCCTTGACAATCCCTGTCACATAAACCGAGGTTTCTTGGCTGAGGCGTTTTGCCACATCAAACTTTTCTGTACCAGCTTCCTCACCGAATTTTTCAATGAAGTTTGGTTTGAAAGCAACTGCTTGGAAGAAGGCTGTTCCGTCACGCAACTGCAAGAAAGCCAACTTGCCCTTACCTGACTTGTTGGCAACCCAGGCGCCAATGGTCACTTCTTGACCAACATAATCTTTTACTTGGTTAATGGTAATCAATTTTCTAGACATTATTTTTCCTCTTTTACTTTTTCATAAATGTGTGTAGTCGAGCCACCGCTTCTTTTAGTGTATCCATATCCGTCGCATAGCTGAGGCGAATATTTTCAGGAGCTCCAAAACCTGCACCTGTCACCAAGGCCACGCCGACTTCTTCCAAGATAGCAGTGGTAAATTCGGTCACATCTGTGTAGCCCTTCATTTCCATTGCTTTTTTGACATTTGGGAAGAGATAGAAGGCACCTTCTGGCTTGATGACTTCAAAACCTGGCACTTCTGCTAGTAATGGATAGATGGTGTTAAGTCGCTCTTCAAAGGCCTGACGCATGGTTTCTACCGTATCTTGCGGACCTGTAAAGGCTTCAATTGCCGCATACTGAGCAGCGGTTGTTAAGTTTGACGTCGTTTGTCCGACAATCTTACTCATGGCCGCAATAATCTCAGGATTACCAACCGCAAAACCAACCCGCCAACCTGTCATGGCATAAGCTTTTGCCACACCATTGACCACAATAGTCTGCTGGCGAATGCTTTCTGAAATACTTGAAATCGGTGTAAAGCTGTTTCCATTGTATACCAAACGACCGTAAATATCGTCTGCCAAGATAAGAATATCGTGCTCTACAGCCCAGTTGCCAATAGCTTCCAATTCCTCACGACTGTATATCATACCAGTCGGATTAGACGGGCTGTTGAGCAAGAGGACCTTGGTCTTGTCAGTCCGAGCAGCTTCCAGCTGATCAACTGTTACCTTAAAATTATGTTCTTCTGTGGCAGTGACAAAGACTGGCACGCCTTCGTTCATCTTAATCTGGTCAGCATAGGAAACCCAGTAAGGTGTTGGAATCAGAACCTCATCACCAGGATTGATAACCGCCGCAAAGAAGGCGTAGAGAACAAACTTGGCACCTGTGGCAAGGACCACCTGATTACGCTCAATGGAGTAGCCGTAGAACTTCTCAAAATAAGTATTGACCGCGTCCTTCAATTCTGGCAGACCTGAAGCCACTGTGTAAAAGCTGGCCTCGCCATTTTCAATAGAACGAACAGCCGCTTCTTGAATATTCTTCGGTGTGACAAAGTCTGGCTCACCCAAGGTCAGCTCTAAAATATCACGACCTTCTGCCTTCAAAGCTTTTGCACGCGCACCAGCTGCCAGCGTGACACTTTCTTCCATCTCTAAGACACGTTTTGATAGCTTGTTCATAAACCCTCCTTCTTGACAAAACTTCCTGTTTCAAACTCTACTAGATAATAGGCTGTTCCTGATTTGACTTCCCAAATTGGTTTATCATCTCGGATACCAAGAAGAACACGCTCTACCTGACCTGCACCATTTTCCTTGGCAATAGCTTGCGCTTCTTCTTGCGAAATTCCCTGCGCTAAAGGATAGACATACACAGTGCTAGAAGCCTCTGGAATCAAAACTGCAACGTCTTCACCCTGACTGGTAGTACCAAATACACTAAAATAGGTTTCCGTACCATTGTAGATAGAAAAATCCTTGACAGTTTGCAAGTCTGCATATTCTGTAGCTACTGCAACTGCTTGACTACGCGCCTTGTTGAAGGGGGCTGCAGCCATATCCCAAATAGTAAAAATTGAAAAAGTTACAACACTGAGGAGGATAAAAGAGCCCAACACCAACTGCCCAGTCTTAGAAGCCATCCACTCCAAAAGTTGAAATATCTTTTTTTCCATAGTAGTCCTATTATACTACAAGTCACAAGAGATTTCCATTCTTTCAGCAAGTGAATAAGAATTTTACAGACATAATTTGCCATTTGACTTGCATATTGGACTAATTATTGCTAAAATATTCTCATGAAAACTGTTGAACAATCTTTAAATGAAAACAAGAATGCACTCCATAGCCTTGTCGTCTTTCGCAGAGCTGCCAATACCATCACAAAATCCGAATTAGAAACCATCAAAAAATACGGACTGACCGTCTGTCAATTCGGAGTCATGGAAGCCCTCTACAACAAGGGCAACCTCCGTATCCAAGACTTGATTGATAAATTACTCAGTACATCTGGAAATATGACCGTCGTCATCAAAAATATGATACGAGATGGCTATGTCTATAAAACCAGTGACACAAGCGACCGTCGCGCCTCCCTGATTGCCTTGACAGACAAAGGACGACAAACCATCGAAGCTATCCTGCCAGAACACTACAATCATGTCGGACATATTTTCTCTGTATTAAGCCCAGAAGAACAAGAACAGCTGGCAAACATTTTGAAAAAATTTAAGAAAGAATGACAAATCCCAAAGCCTACACTTTGGGATTTTGATATATTTTGCTCGACACAAAACCTGATTAGAACTTGAAAATAGACAATATATGGCCATAAACTTTGCTATACAAGAAATTTGACCTACCTATGACACCATTCTAACTATCCCAAAGGTCCTACTTCTTTTCTGACACACTGCAAGGCAGCTCCAATTACCTGGTGCATATCGTAGTAACGATAGTGACCTAGACGACCACCGAAAATGACATTCTCTTGTTGCTCGGCTAGACGCTTATAGGCAGTATATAGTTTGTTATTACGGTCATTATTGACTGGATAGTATGGCTCATCTCCACGTTTCCAAGTCTTCGAATACTCGTGTGTAATAATGGTTTTTTCTTGTGTACCAAATTCGAAATGCTTGTGTTCGATAATACGAGTAAACGGTGTTTCACTATCAGTGTAGTTAACAACAGCATTACCTTGGTAATTTTCCATATCCAAGACCTCAGTTTCAAAACGAAGACTACGATATTCTAATTCACCAAGCTCATAATCAAAGAACTCATCAATCATTCCTGTAAAGACAACCTTTGGATAGTTTGCCAAGTACTCTTCCTTATTAGCAAAGAAATCAACATTTGTCTCTACATCAATATTCTCATGGTCCAATATTTTTTCAACAATCTGCGTGTAACCACCGATTGGAATACCTTGGTATGTATCATTGAAATAGTTGTTGTCATAAGTCAAACGCACTGGCAAGCGACGGATGATAAAGGCTGGCAACTCCGTACATGGTTTTTCCCATTGCTTTTCTGTGTAAGACTTGATCAATTTTTCATAGATGTCTGTACCAACAAGGGAGATCGCTTGCTCTTCCAAGTTCTCAGGCGTTTTTCCTCCCAAAACAGCGCGTTGCTCAGCAATTTTAGCCTCAGCTTCAGCAGGAGTCACCACACCCCAGAGCTTGTTAAAGGTATTCATGTTGAATGGAAGGTTATAGATTTCACCCTTGTAGTTGGCGACTGGTGTGTTGGTGTAGCGGTTGAATTCCGCAAATTGATTGACATAGTCCCAGATTTCCTTTTCAGATGTATGGAAGATATGGGCACCATATTCATGGACCTGGATGCCTTCTACCTCTTTTGTGTAGATATTTCCGGCGATGTGATCACGTTTTTCAATCACTTTCACCTTTTTGCCTTTTTTAGCTGCTTCATGGGCAAATACGGCACCAAACAAACCAGCACCGACTACTAGATAATCATATTGTTGCATATAAATTTTTTCTCCTAAACAATCTCTATGTTCACTTGCACATAACATTTAAAAAATAGCATAATAAAAACATTTCTGAAATCTTTCTAGTTGCCCTAATTAAATCATTATACCATATGAAAAATCGTTAGAAAAATAGAGGATGTTCCACATTTGCTTGAATATATCGGCGTTCAACTCATTATTTTTGAAGAAAATCTAAAGAAGGTGAATACCAATTGATAATATTTAGTTGGTTCCATGGTAATCACCCAAAAACGAAATATATAGAAATAGGTTCCAGAGTCAATTTGACTAAAGAACCTATTTTTGAAATCCTTTTAATATTAGTATAAATACTCTATTTTAAATGGCGAAACTATCAACGTGATATCTTTTTATTCCAACTAATAAAATCAATTAATGAGATTGAATAACTTGTGTGCTTACCAGCTGTTTTTAAAAAATTCACTTTGTTGATAATTTTTGTATATAATTCTGGAGTCAAAGATCGATGATTCAATCGCTCAATATCAACTGTTGCGTCCAGGGTTACAATATATCCTTTACTACAATCTACAAAAGATGGAACTTTAAATCCATTATCCGTTTGAACGCTTCCACTAATTAATGCAATTTCTTCATTTGTAGATCCATCCTCAGAAAAGACTCTTTTTTCTTTTCCGAGAACACTGGAAATTGAATAAAATTCGATGTGTGATTGCGAAACATATTTTCCTACAAACATCTGATGTGGTACTAAATTATGGCTAGGATCATTTGGAAAACGAACTCGCGCAATAAAGATATCCATTTATGAAAACACCATCTCCCCATCTATTAATTCTACAAAGATCGGATATTCATTTTGACTAATCATTTTAATTTCATTAAGAGACTCTTCAGAAGTTAAATCTATAACAGAGTCATAATAAAAATAAACATTGCCATGTATAACTTCTTTATGGAGATTTTCAAAATCAATATCCTTATAGATAGAATAGATATTAGTCAAATATCCTATTACTGACGGATCTATTTTTTTCAAATCTAAATGTTCATTTTTAGAAGCATTAAGCCAAATATTGTGTTTATGCGTTTCGGCAATCAAGTCGTTCGAAGTTTTGTTTCCATACACAAAATTAGTAACTTGAATAATCTTTTTAATATCTGGAGAAAATTCATCAAAATTACAGTCAGTTCTATAACATAAGTCATTGTATCTAAATTCTTTATATACTTCTCGAACTACTGGACCATTATCCCATCTTTCAAAATAGTCATCAATTAAATCATCATTAAAAAGTGAAAAGTACATCAGACTTGCAAAATATAATAACTTATTTACTTTTAAATTGTTATCAAAATTTCCAACTCTAAGGCTTGGATTAATTGACAAAAAACATTTAGCCAAATTGAGTGTATTTACCATTTTTTAGTCTCCTTTATTCCGTATTCTTCAGCTACTAGGAGTAAAATACAAAAACACAAGTAGCTCATCTGTCACCTGTGCTTTTATAAATTTTTTCAGTTCAGCCATCAAATATTATATAACCAACCTAAATATACCTTATTGATTCAGTTTTGTCAATTTTTTTAACAGGAAATACTCATAAATTAACTAATATTAAAAGGTACATTTTTTCCTCAGAAATATTACCTAGTATTGAACAAAAGTTTGGTTAGCTTGTATAGTCTTTAAATATGATTACATATGGGCTGTATATTTCTACTCTTACAAAACTATCAAATTTCATAAATAAACTTCAATAAAAAATGCAACATTGACAATTCAAATATTTATGAATACTTTTCATTCAAAATTTAGTTAGATTGTCGATCATTAGACAATATAACATTTTTAAACAATTCACATGATTTTTCCGTTAATACTGTTAATACAAATGTCAAATATGGAATTATCAAAGATTTATCAATCAGAGTCTGCGAAATATATAGTAGTAATGCATAGAATAGAAAAAGTACAATCCCCATCCATGATTTTTGCCTTTCAGACTTAACTGTTTGCCAAATTATCTCCAAAAAAACTCTTATTCCTGAAAGTATTACAATTGTAAATAATAACTCTGCAAAAATATTATACTGAACATGGAACGATTTTATTATAATTATCAGTATTGATGAAGTTGATAACAAAATAATAAACGGAAACGATTTGTAAACTTTTTGATTAAACAACAATTTAAAAATTTGTTTAAAATCAGACATAGACTAATTCCTCCAAAAATATAAAAAATAATTTTAAATCTATTTATTATTATGCCACAATTGAAGATGATATTAGAACTTGTGAAGCATTTTTTGAAGAAAAGTCAACAATTATTAAAATTCTAAGCACAGACTATTTTAATTTTAAATTTCAAAATCCAATCCCATTGATTTCTAAGTAAACAAGAATAATATTTTGCTTTGTAATATTTCAGTTTCAAAGATAGTGTACTCAGCTAATATTTATCTCACTTCATTTCTGACACACTGCAAGGCAGCACCGATAACTTGGTGCATATCATAATAGCGATAATGACCCAAACGTCCACCAAAAATGACATTTTCTTGCTGCTCTGCTAGGTGCTTGTAGGCAGTATAGAGCTTATTATTACGGTCATTGTTAACTGGATAGTAAGGCTCATCTCCACGTTTCCAAGTCTTCGAATACTCGCGTGTAATAATGGTTTTTTCTTGTGTACCAAACTCGAAATGTTTGTGTTCGATGATACGAGTAAAGGGTGTTTCACTATCTGTGTAGTTAACAACTGCATTACCTTGGTAGTTTTCGATATCCAAGACTTCTGTTTCAAAACGAAGGCTACGATATTCCAACTCACCAAGCTCATAATCAAAGAACTCATCAATCATACCCGTAAAGACAACCTTTGGATAGTTTGCCAAGTATTCTTCCTTATTAGCAAAGAAATCAACCTTTATCTCCACATCGATATTTTCATGTGCCAACATTTTTTCAACAATCTGCGTGTAACCACCGATTGGAATACCTTGATAAGTATCGTTGAAATAGTTGTTGTCATAAGTCAAACGCACTGGCAAGCGACGGATGATAAAGGCTGGTAATTCTGTACACGGTTTTTCCCATTGCTTTTCTGTGTAGGACTTGATCAATTTCTCATAGATGTCTGTACCAACTAGGGAGATCGCTTGCTCTTCCAAGTTCTCAGGTGTTTTTCCACCTAAAACAGCACGTTGCTCTGCAATCTTCGCTTCTGCTTCAGCAGGAGTGACCACGCCCCAAAGCTTGTTAAAAGTATTCATGTTAAATGGTAGGTTGTAGATTTCACCCTTATAGTTGGCAACTGGTGTGTTCGTGTAGCGGTTGAACTCCGCAAATTGGTTAACATAGTCCCAGATTTCCTTTTCAGAAGTATGGAAGATGTGCGCGCCGTACTCATGAACCTGAATGCCTTCTACTTCTTTGGTGTAGATATTACCAGCGATGTGATCACGCTTCTCGATAACCTTAACTTTTTTCCCTTTTTTGGCTGCTTCATGGGCAAATACTGCACCGAACAAGCCCGCACCTACAACTAGATAGTCGTAATGTTTCATATATTTTGTATTTTTCTCCTAAACCTGGTGATTTTGTGAAAGTTGTTCAATTTGTGCAGAAGATAGACCGGTTAATTTTTCAATCATTTCATTCGAAAAACCTTCACGTAACATTTGATAAGCGACATCAAGCCGACCTTCTTCCTTACCTCGCCGTCTGCCACGTATGTAGGAGCTTTCCAATTCTCCAAAGTGGTTGGAAGCATTACGTAACCATTGATCTACCATTTCGACTTCCTCCTCTGTCCATGTATTTCTATCCCTCAGATGTTCTGCCTTTTATGTGATGTAGCTTGACTAAATGCTCGGTTAGCGAAAAATTCTATCCATTGGCGTTGACTTTTCTCTAGCTGACCCTTTCGGAATTTTTTCCGTTCAATAATGACCATTTCAAATGGTTTTCTTAATTCTTCATATTCGCTAAATGGCAATTCCAAGACTTGACCCCTATCTTTTTCAGTTAATACAAAACTGTGAATCGGCTGGTCATCATCAAAATACTTACTAGCAACTAAGGCAATCGAATAAATCGGTGAAATTTTGTCATACATATCATGTGTCTGCGTGACTTTCTCACGAACATTGGGCAAGTCCTTGACCAGATGTTGACAGGAATAGGTCCATAAGCGCTTGATAAAACTATTTTGATAGGCAACCTGTATCTCAATGATGACTTGTTCCCATCATCCATACGAGCCAGAATATCCACCGTAGTGCTAAAGTGGCTAGTCCTTTCCTTTTTCACATCCGCAATGGTTCCATTCAAAATCTGAATAGACTTGGGACGAAAACCTAGAAATCTATTAATAAAATCAATGGTAATCTCATGGTCATTAAAAATCTTTTTTGCAATAACATCAGCCATGGGACTGACTGCCTAACGGCGTTTTGTCATCTACAGTCCTCCGAATAAAGTAATCGAGAAATACTCCTTATCTATTTATTCGGAAAAGTTTCTAGTTATATTATAGCACGGTAGCCAAATTTTTCAAGTCACTTTCCTATTACAGCAACTACTAAAAAGCGTCCCAAAGCCATCTTGACTATGGAACGTTTTCTACTTTACCTGAAGAAAGAATGAAAATTCGTCCTATCCACATGCAAGTTCAAATACCCTATATTTAATCCCTCCTAAAAATATCCCGCGTATAGACCTTGTCAAGAACATCATCCAAACTCAAGTCGTATCGGTTGGCGACAATAGCTTGACTCATTTCTTTAAATTTCTTAAGATTGTTGACGACTTTGGAGCCAAAAAATGTCGTCCCGTTCTCTAGGGTCGGCTCATAAATGATCACTCTTGCTCCCTTAGCCTTCAAGCGCTTCATAACTCCCTGGATAGAACTTTGACGGAAGTTATCAGAATTACTCTTCATGGTCAGACGATAAATTCCTATCGTGAT is drawn from Streptococcus sp. 29892 and contains these coding sequences:
- the rapZ gene encoding RNase adapter RapZ, producing MADKLHLVIVTGMSGAGKTVAIQSFEDLGYFTIDNMPPTLLPKFLELIRHSQDNNKIALVVDMRSRSFFSEIREVLDEIEAAEDLDFKVLFLDATDSELVARYKETRRSHPLAADGRVLDGIQLERELLAPLKNMSQNVIDTTELTPRNLRKAISEQFASQDNQPSFRVEVMSFGFKYGLPLDADLVFDVRFLPNPYYQKELRNLTGLDAPVFDYVMDHQESEEFYSHLIGLIEPILPGYQKEGKSVLTIAVGCTGGQHRSVAFAKRLADDLEKNWIVNRSHRDKDRRKETVNRS
- a CDS encoding RidA family protein, with the protein product MKTIHTDKAPAAIGPYVQGKVVGNFLFASGQVPLSPETGEVVGVTIQEQTEQVLKNIAAILEAAGTDFDHVVKTTCFLKDMNDFVAFNEVYKTAFSSDFPARSAVEVARLPRDVKVEIEVIAVID
- the asnS gene encoding asparagine--tRNA ligase; translated protein: MSRKLITINQVKDYVGQEVTIGAWVANKSGKGKLAFLQLRDGTAFFQAVAFKPNFIEKFGEEAGTEKFDVAKRLSQETSVYVTGIVKEDERSKFGYELDVTDLEVIGESQDYPITPKEHGTDFLMDNRHLWLRSRKQVAIQQIRNAIIYSTYEFFEKNGFIKFDSPILSGNAAEDSTELFETDYFGQPAYLSQSGQLYLEAGAMALGRVFDFGPVFRAEKSKTRRHLTEFWMMDAEYSFLSHDESLDLQEAYVKALIQGVIDRAPQALETLERDVDALKRYIAEPFKRVAYDDAITLLQEHEADEDTDYEHIEHGDDFGSPHETWISNYFGVPTFVVNYPASFKAFYMKPVPGNPERVLCADLLAPEGYGEIIGGSMREDNYDALVAKMDELGMDKSEYEFYLDLRKYGSVPHGGFGIGIERMVTFVAGTKHIREAIPFPRMLHRLHP
- a CDS encoding pyridoxal phosphate-dependent aminotransferase, encoding MNKLSKRVLEMEESVTLAAGARAKALKAEGRDILELTLGEPDFVTPKNIQEAAVRSIENGEASFYTVASGLPELKDAVNTYFEKFYGYSIERNQVVLATGAKFVLYAFFAAVINPGDEVLIPTPYWVSYADQIKMNEGVPVFVTATEEHNFKVTVDQLEAARTDKTKVLLLNSPSNPTGMIYSREELEAIGNWAVEHDILILADDIYGRLVYNGNSFTPISSISESIRQQTIVVNGVAKAYAMTGWRVGFAVGNPEIIAAMSKIVGQTTSNLTTAAQYAAIEAFTGPQDTVETMRQAFEERLNTIYPLLAEVPGFEVIKPEGAFYLFPNVKKAMEMKGYTDVTEFTTAILEEVGVALVTGAGFGAPENIRLSYATDMDTLKEAVARLHTFMKK
- a CDS encoding DUF5590 domain-containing protein, with product MEKKIFQLLEWMASKTGQLVLGSFILLSVVTFSIFTIWDMAAAPFNKARSQAVAVATEYADLQTVKDFSIYNGTETYFSVFGTTSQGEDVAVLIPEASSTVYVYPLAQGISQEEAQAIAKENGAGQVERVLLGIRDDKPIWEVKSGTAYYLVEFETGSFVKKEGL
- a CDS encoding MarR family winged helix-turn-helix transcriptional regulator; this encodes MKTVEQSLNENKNALHSLVVFRRAANTITKSELETIKKYGLTVCQFGVMEALYNKGNLRIQDLIDKLLSTSGNMTVVIKNMIRDGYVYKTSDTSDRRASLIALTDKGRQTIEAILPEHYNHVGHIFSVLSPEEQEQLANILKKFKKE
- the glf gene encoding UDP-galactopyranose mutase — its product is MQQYDYLVVGAGLFGAVFAHEAAKKGKKVKVIEKRDHIAGNIYTKEVEGIQVHEYGAHIFHTSEKEIWDYVNQFAEFNRYTNTPVANYKGEIYNLPFNMNTFNKLWGVVTPAEAEAKIAEQRAVLGGKTPENLEEQAISLVGTDIYEKLIKSYTEKQWEKPCTELPAFIIRRLPVRLTYDNNYFNDTYQGIPIGGYTQIVEKILDHENIDVETNVDFFANKEEYLANYPKVVFTGMIDEFFDYELGELEYRSLRFETEVLDMENYQGNAVVNYTDSETPFTRIIEHKHFEFGTQEKTIITHEYSKTWKRGDEPYYPVNNDRNNKLYTAYKRLAEQQENVIFGGRLGHYRYYDMHQVIGAALQCVRKEVGPLG
- a CDS encoding Panacea domain-containing protein: MVNTLNLAKCFLSINPSLRVGNFDNNLKVNKLLYFASLMYFSLFNDDLIDDYFERWDNGPVVREVYKEFRYNDLCYRTDCNFDEFSPDIKKIIQVTNFVYGNKTSNDLIAETHKHNIWLNASKNEHLDLKKIDPSVIGYLTNIYSIYKDIDFENLHKEVIHGNVYFYYDSVIDLTSEESLNEIKMISQNEYPIFVELIDGEMVFS
- the glf gene encoding UDP-galactopyranose mutase, encoding MKHYDYLVVGAGLFGAVFAHEAAKKGKKVKVIEKRDHIAGNIYTKEVEGIQVHEYGAHIFHTSEKEIWDYVNQFAEFNRYTNTPVANYKGEIYNLPFNMNTFNKLWGVVTPAEAEAKIAEQRAVLGGKTPENLEEQAISLVGTDIYEKLIKSYTEKQWEKPCTELPAFIIRRLPVRLTYDNNYFNDTYQGIPIGGYTQIVEKMLAHENIDVEIKVDFFANKEEYLANYPKVVFTGMIDEFFDYELGELEYRSLRFETEVLDIENYQGNAVVNYTDSETPFTRIIEHKHFEFGTQEKTIITREYSKTWKRGDEPYYPVNNDRNNKLYTAYKHLAEQQENVIFGGRLGHYRYYDMHQVIGAALQCVRNEVR
- a CDS encoding PD-(D/E)XK nuclease family transposase; this translates as MIEIQVAYQNSFIKRLWTYSCQHLVKDLPNVREKVTQTHDMYDKISPIYSIALVASKYFDDDQPIHSFVLTEKDRGQVLELPFSEYEELRKPFEMVIIERKKFRKGQLEKSQRQWIEFFANRAFSQATSHKRQNI